In Carya illinoinensis cultivar Pawnee chromosome 10, C.illinoinensisPawnee_v1, whole genome shotgun sequence, one DNA window encodes the following:
- the LOC122279366 gene encoding pyruvate decarboxylase 1-like produces the protein MDTKIGSLDACKPACCDLGFPPSNGTVSTILNSVPSTFLDSFEASLGRHVARRLVQIGVTDVFSVPGDFNLTLLDHLIAEPGLNNIGCCNELNAGYAADGYARSRGVGACVVTFTVGGLSVLNAIAGAYSENLPVICIVGGPNSNDYGTNRILHHTIGLSDFSQELRCFQTVTCYQAVVNNLEDAHEQVDTAISTALKESKPVYISISCNLAGLPHPSFSREPVPFSLAPKWSNKMGLEAAVEAAAEVLNKAVKPVLLGGPKMRVAKACDAFVELADACCYALAVMPSGKGLVPEDHPHFIGTYWGAVSTAFCAEIVESADAYLFAGPIFNDYSSVGYSLLLKKEKAIIVQPERVMIGNGPQFGCVLMKDFLRELAKRLKRNPTSYENYHRIYVPEGHPPKAEPREPLRVNVLFQHIQKMLSSETAVIAETGDSWFNCQKLKLPRACGYEFQMQYGSIGWSVGATLGYAQAVPEKRVIACIGDGSFQVTAQDVSTMIRCGQRSIIFLINNGGYTIEVEIHDGPYNVIKNWNYTGLIDAMHNGLGKCWTTKVHCEEELIEAIETATGAKKDCLCFLEVIVHKDDTSKELLEWGSRVSAANSRPPNPQ, from the exons ATGGACACCAAGATTGGATCGCTTGACGCGTGTAAGCCTGCGTGTTGCGACCTGGGCTTCCCACCCTCTAACGGCACCGTCTCGACCATCCTGAACTCGGTCCCCTCCACCTTCCTCGACTCGTTCGAGGCATCTCTGGGCCGCCATGTCGCCCGCAGGCTCGTCCAAATCGGCGTGACGGACGTGTTCAGCGTACCAGGTGACTTCAACCTGACGCTCCTCGACCACCTGATTGCCGAGCCCGGCCTCAACAATATCGGTTGCTGCAATGAACTCAATGCAGGATACGCCGCCGACGGATATGCCCGCTCGCGTGGCGTTGGCGCCTGTGTTGTTACCTTCACCGTCGGTGGGCTTAGCGTCCTCAACGCGATCGCCGGCGCGTACAGCGAGAACTTGCCGGTTATTTGCATAGTCGGCGGTCCCAACTCTAATGACTATGGGACAAACAGAATCCTTCATCACACTATTGGCTTGTCTGACTTTAGCCAAGAGCTCAGATGCTTTCAGACTGTCACTTGTTATCAG GCTGTGGTGAACAATTTGGAAGACGCACACGAGCAGGTTGATACAGCGATTTCAACTGcattgaaagaaagcaagcctGTTTACATTAGCATAAGCTGCAATTTGGCTGGGCTTCCTCATCCAAGTTTCAGCCGAGAACCTGTTCCATTTTCACTGGCTCCCAA ATGGAGTAATAAGATGGGCTTGGAAGCTGCAGTGGAGGCAGCCGCGGAGGTCTTGAATAAGGCCGTGAAACCAGTTTTGCTGGGCGGGCCTAAAATGCGAGTTGCAAAGGCATGCGATGCCTTTGTGGAGCTCGCCGATGCATGCTGTTATGCCCTTGCAGTGATGCCATCAGGGAAAGGGCTCGTGCCGGAGGACCACCCACATTTCATTGGGACCTACTGGGGTGCTGTGAGCACTGCCTTCTGCGCAGAAATTGTGGAGTCAGCGGACGCTTACTTGTTTGCTGGGCCTATTTTCAATGATTATAGCTCCGTTGGGTACTCGCTCCTTCTCAAGAAAGAGAAGGCGATCATCGTGCAGCCGGAGCGGGTGATGATTGGTaatgggcctcaatttgggTGTGTTTTGATGAAGGATTTCTTAAGAGAACTCGCTAAGCGGCTTAAGCGAAACCCAACTTCTTATGAGAACTATCACAGGATCTATGTTCCCGAGGGGCATCCTCCGAAGGCAGAACCGCGAGAACCATTGAGAGTTAATGTTTTGTTCCAGCATATACAGAAGATGCTGTCTAGTGAGACTGCTGTGATTGCTGAGACAGGGGACTCGTGGTTTAACTGTCAGAAACTGAAATTGCCACGAGCTTGTGG GTATGAATTTCAAATGCAATATGGATCAATCGGTTGGTCGGTTGGTGCAACTCTTGGGTATGCACAGGCCGTGCCAGAGAAGCGAGTGATTGCCTGCATTGGTGATGGGAGCTTCCAG GTCACCGCACAAGATGTGTCAACAATGATTCGCTGTGGGCAGAGGAGCATCATCTTCCTCATAAATAATGGCGGATACACCATTGAAGTTGAAATCCATGATGGGCCATACAACGTGATTAAGAACTGGAACTACACTGGGTTGATTGATGCAATGCACAATGGTCTCGGAAAGTGCTGGACGACCAAG GTCCATTGTGAGGAGGAGTTGATTGAAGCTATTGAGACAGCAACAGGGGCTAAGAAGGACTGTTTGTGCTTCCTTGAGGTGATTGTTCACAAAGACGACACCAGCAAGGAGCTGCTCGAATGGGGTTCCAGGGTCTCTGCTGCCAACAGCCGCCCACCCAACCCTCAGTAA